A genomic segment from Oncorhynchus keta strain PuntledgeMale-10-30-2019 chromosome 9, Oket_V2, whole genome shotgun sequence encodes:
- the LOC118387890 gene encoding phospholipid phosphatase 1-like isoform X2, with product MFEARGILFILLDIACLIIAGLPFAILTPLHNPFKRGFFCNDDSIKYPLKEDTISYQLLGGVMIPITVLTMVFGECLSVYLKRIKSKSSFSNMYVASVYKAIGTFVFGAAMSQSLTDIAKYSIGRLRPHFLDVCKPDWKLINCTAGAYIEDFTCTGDTRMVNEARLSFYSGHSSFSMYCMLFLALYIQARLQAEWARLLRPTLQFFLIAASVYTGLSRVSDYKHHWSDVLAGLIQGALVAILVVFLVSDFFKKRVEPQEDVEIPHTSLQETPTNGNHYDSSPN from the exons CTGGACTCCCATTTGCAATACTCACACCGCTACACAATCCCTTCAAACGTGGATTTTTCTGTAACGATGATTCAATCAAGTACCCTCTAAAAGAAGACACCATATCCTATCAGTTGTTAGGTGGAGTTATGATACCCATCACAGTACTCACT ATGGTCTTTGGAGAGTGCCTTTCAGTCTATCTAAAGCGCATCAAATCAAAGTCCTCTTTCAGCAACATGTATGTGGCCAGTGTTTACAAAGCCATCGGCACCTTTGTGTTCGGGGCTGCCATGAGCCAATCGCTCACTGATATCGCCAAGTATTCGATTGGTCGGTTGCGACCTCACTTCCTGGACGTGTGCAAGCCCGACTGGAAGCTGATCAACTGCACGGCAGGCGCCTACATTGAGGACTTCACCTGCACCGGGGATACGCGCATGGTCAACGAGGCCAG GCTGTCCTTCTACTCCGGCCACTCCTCCTTCTCCATGTACTGCATGCTGTTCCTGGCA CTATACATTCAGGCCAGACTGCAGGCAGAGTGGGCTAGACTCCTGAGACCAACACTCCAATTCTTCCTGATCGCTGCATCCGTTTACACTGGACTGTCCCGTGTGTCCGACTACAAACACCACTGGAGCGACGTCCTGGCTGGCCTTATTCAGGGAGCACTCGTGGCCATACTGGTG GTATTTTTAGTGTCAGACTTCTTCAAGAAGAGGGTGGAGCCCCAGGAGGATGTGGAGATTCCCCACACCAGCCTGCAAGAGACACCCACTAACGGAAACCATTACGACAGCAGCCCCAACTAA